The DNA window GCGCGCGGCTTCCGGATTGTTGCCCACAGCGTAGACATGCCGCCCAGACGCCGTCTCGCGCAGGCCGAACCAAGCAATGAGATACAAGAGCAGCATCAACACCACGCCGTACACGACAGACGTGCCGCCGAGCGCGAACGTTCCACCTAGAGCGCTCATCGTCTGGGGAAGCTCGGTGACGGTCTGGGAATTCGAGTACAGCTGGGTAATCGCGAAGGCAATGTTCATCGTTCCCAGAGTGACGATGAAAGGCGGGAGCTTGACTGCCGTAACGAGTGCGCCGTTGATCAGGCCGAACAGCGTCGTCACGCCGATTCCACAGGCAATCGCCACCGGCACCGGGAGACCGAGCTCCGCCGCGAGCTTTGTCATTACGATGCCGCCTAGCGCCATCACCATGCCGCAGGAGAGGTCGACGCCGGCGGTGAGGATGATCAAGGTCTGGCCGATCGCGATCACGCCGACCACCATCACCTGTTGCAGAACCAGCGAAAGGTTCTCGCCGGTCAGGAAGCGATCGCTCTGCGCGCTGAAGAAAGCGCTCGCGACGAGAAGCGCGAGCAGAGGCCCGACCGTACCAACGGCCGGCAGACGTTCCCTCCAGTTGTCAGCGAGGCGGCTGCTTATTTCTTCCCGAAGCACAGCTCCAGACCGGTCCTGACATCCTTGCTTTCTACGCCCTTCACGGGCTTCGCCGCAATGAGCGCGACACCGGTGTCTGTATAACCGCTCGGCTTCCTGCCGGTCTTGATAAACGCGGCGCCTGCTGCGACTCCGAGGGCCGCCATCTTCAGCGGATACTGCTGCGCAGTTGCGGCAATGCGGCCGGCACCCACGTCCCTGACGCCGTCGCAGCCGCCATCGACCGAGACAATGACGACGCCCCTTTCCTTACGGGCCGCCCTCAGCGCCTTGTACGCTCCGGCCGCCGTGGGTTCGTTGATCGTATAGACGAGGTTGATGTCGGGATTCTTCTGAAGGCAGTTCTCCATCGCTGTCTGCCCCCTCGTCTGGCTCCCGTAGCTGTCGGCCATGCAGACGACCTCCGCTGGTCTGCCAAGCGTATTGCTCCTCGCGTCGGGTGCCGCGAGACCCAATCCCCTCAGAAAACCGTTGTGTCGCTGAGCACCCACCGGATGTCCAGGGAGCAGGTCGAGCGTAGCGATCCTCGCACGCCTTCCTCCAAGCGCGCCCTTCGC is part of the Gemmatimonadaceae bacterium genome and encodes:
- a CDS encoding sugar ABC transporter substrate-binding protein, whose product is MRLHRAALIAVLFAPITAGVAIAQGTAPVIGLITKTDTNPFFVKMKEGAQAAAKSNGVRLLSGAGKHDGDNAAQVTAMENMIAAGAKVILITVSDSKAIVPAIRKARSKGVLVIALDSPTDPVTATDALFASDNYRAGLLIGQYAKGALGGRRARIATLDLLPGHPVGAQRHNGFLRGLGLAAPDARSNTLGRPAEVVCMADSYGSQTRGQTAMENCLQKNPDINLVYTINEPTAAGAYKALRAARKERGVVIVSVDGGCDGVRDVGAGRIAATAQQYPLKMAALGVAAGAAFIKTGRKPSGYTDTGVALIAAKPVKGVESKDVRTGLELCFGKK
- a CDS encoding ABC transporter permease, whose protein sequence is MLREEISSRLADNWRERLPAVGTVGPLLALLVASAFFSAQSDRFLTGENLSLVLQQVMVVGVIAIGQTLIILTAGVDLSCGMVMALGGIVMTKLAAELGLPVPVAIACGIGVTTLFGLINGALVTAVKLPPFIVTLGTMNIAFAITQLYSNSQTVTELPQTMSALGGTFALGGTSVVYGVVLMLLLYLIAWFGLRETASGRHVYAVGNNPEAARLTGIATQRVLLGVYVLAGALYGIAALLSVARTGVGDPNAGQTENLDAITAVVLGGTSLFGGRGVVLGSLVGALIVGVFRNGLTLMGVSSVYQVLVTGILVILAVATDQLSRRRGR